TTTAAAAGAAAAGACCCATCTGCCCATCGTGATCGATCCCAGCCACGCCACCGGAAACTGGCGCTATGTGGAGGCCATGAGCCTGGCGGCGGTGGCTGCCGGGGCCGACGGCCTGATCATTGAGGTGCACGCGGACCCGGAACACGCCTGGTCGGACGGGGCGCAGAGCCTGAAGCCCCAGAAGTTTGCCGAGGTGATCGCCAAGTGCCGCGAGGTGGCCCGCGTGGTGGGCCGCGACCTGTAAGCACTGCAAAAAACAACCCCAGGAGGTGTTTCCATGATCGTGCGCATCGGGCCGGGCGGGGACCGGCCGTTGGAGTTTGCGGCGCCCCCCTCCAAGAGCATGGGCCACAGGGCTGTGCTGGCGGCGGGGCTGGCCACCGGCCTTTCCCGTGTTTACAACCTGGGCATGAGCCAGGACATCAAGGCGACGCTGGGCGCGGTGCGCCAGTTCGGGGCGAAGGTGCGCCCCACCGACCGGTTTGTGGACATTGAGGGCCGGGGCGGCTTTGCCACGATCCTGCGCCCGGTGGACTGCGGCGAGAGCGGCAGCACCCTGCGCTTTCTCATCCCGATCCTGAGTTTGACCGGCCAGCAGGTGGAATTTACCGGCCGGGGGCGGCTGTTCGGCCGCCCCATGGAGGTGTATCAGGACATTTTTGATTCCCAGGGGCTGCTGTTTGCCCAGACCCCCGAGGGCATTACCATAAAAGGGAGGCTTGCGCCGGGGGAGTACCGGGTGCGGGGGGATGTTTCGAGCCAGTTCATCAGCGGGCTGCTGTTCACGCTGCCCCTTCTGCACCGGGCCAGCACGCTGGAGATCCTGCCCCCCTTCGAGAGCCGCAGCTATGTGGAGCTGACCCTCGCCGCCCTGCGCCAGTTCGGCGTGCAGGCGGACTGGGATCCGGAGCGGGAGAACACCCTGCTGGTGCCGGGCGGCCAGCGCTACCGCAACCGGGAGTACACGGTGGAGGGCGACTACAGCCAGGCCGCGTTTTTTGCGGTGCTGGGCGCCGTGCGGGGCGGCGTGACCATTCGGGGGCTGGCCCCTTCCTCCGGCCAGGGGGACGCGGCCATTCTGGAAATATTGGAGCGCTGCGGCGCCAAGTTTACCCGCCAGGGCGACACCGTGCGCTTTGAAAAGAGCCCGCTTGCAGCTACCCGCATCGACCTGGCCGACTGCCCGGACCTGGGGCCGATCCTGATGGTGCTGGGCCTGTTCTGCGAGGGCGAGACCGTGATCGAGCACGCGGGGCGGCTGCGCATCAAGGAGAGCGACCGGATTGCCTCCATGCAGGAGGAACTGCAGAAGTTCGGCGGAAAGCTGACCTGCGAGGGCGAGACCGTGACCGTGCAGGGCGCGCCGCTGGTAATGCCGGGGCGGCTGTACGGCCACAACGACCACCGGGTGGTGATGGCGCTGACCATTGCCGCGGCGGCGGCGGGCTACCCGGCCGAGCTGGCCGGCGCGCAGGCCGTTGCCAAGAGCTGGCCGGAATTTTTTGCCGTTTTGCAGCAGGGCGGCTGGCAGATCGAGGGGGAGCAGGAATGAGGCGGGAGAGCCGTTTTGTGATCGTGGGGCTGGGGCTGCTGGGCGGCGCCTATGCCCGGGCCCTGCGAAAAGCGGGCTACAGCCGGGTGGCGGCCATCGATCTTTCGCAGGAGGCGCTGGACTTTGCGCTGCGGGAGGGCTATATTGCCGAGGGCCTTACCGAAGGGTTCGGATCCCTGCTGGAACAGGCGGATTATCTGATCTTTTCGTTATATCCAACTGTACTTATACAATGGGTAGAAACATATGGGGCGCATCTGCGCCCCGGCTGTCTGTGCACCGACGTGTGCGGCGTAAAGGAAGGCCTTGTGCAGCGGGTGCAGCAGCAGCTGCCCGCGGGGGTGGAGTTCATCGCCAGCCACCCCATGGCGGGCAAGGAGCTTTCGGGGGTGCAGAACGCGCAGCTGGTGGATTTTGCGCCCGCCAATTTTTTGATCACCCCCACCGAACGAAACACCCCGGAGGGCCTTGCCTTTGCGCGGCAGCTGGCCGCCGTGCTGGGCTTTGCGCACGTTCGGGTGCTGAGCCCGGCCGAACACGACCGCATGATCGGCTATGTGAGCCAGCTGACCCACGCCATTGCGGTGAGCCTGATGTGCGCGCCGGGCGCGGAGAGCTTTGCGGCCTACACCGGCGACTCGTTCCGGGATCTGACCCGGATCGCCCGCATCAACGACAAAATGTGGGCGGAGCTGTTTTTGTGGAACCGGGAAAACCTGGCCGAGGAGATCGACGGCTTTGCGGCCAGGCTGGAGCAGCTGAAGGGCTTTTTGCAGGCGGGCGACCGGGCCGGGCTGGAGGCCATGTTCCGCGCCTCCACCGCTGCCCGCGCGGCCTTTGACCTGAAAGAGAAGGAGGGGTGAGCGCATGGCCCGCATAGAGGGGCAAAAGGCAAAGCTGCTGCTTTTGCTGCGCATTCTTGCCCGCTATACCGACGAGGATCACTGGATCACAGTGCCCCGCATCCTGGAACTGCTGGGGGCCGAGGGCGTGAACGCGGAGCGCAAGAGCGTTTACGCCGACATTGAGACCCTGCGGGAGCTGGGGTGCGACATCGCCCAGCAAAAGGGCCGCGGCGGCGGGTACTGGCTGGCCGGGCGCACCTTTCAGCTGCCCGAGCTCAAGCTGCTGGTGGACACGGTGCAGGCCTCCAAGTTCATCACCCAAAAAAAGAGCGAGCAGCTGATCAAAACGCTCTCGAACTTTGCCAGCGAGTACCAGGCGCGGGACTTGAAGCGGCAGGTGTTTGCTTCCAGCCGGATCAAGACCATGAACGAGAGCATTTACTACAACGTGGACGCGCTGCACCGGGCCATTGCGGAAAACCGGCAGGTGCGGTTTGTGTATCAGGACTGGACCCTGGAAAAGAAAAAAGCGGCCCGGCGGGGCGGGGGCGCTTATACGGTAAGCCCCTGGGCGCTGCTGTTCGAGGACGAAAACTACTATCTGGTGGCCTACGAGGAAAACCGGGGCCTGCGCCATTACCGGGTGGACAAGATGGCCTCGATCTCGCTGCTGGAGGCGGGCCGGCTGGGGGGCACGGAATACGACCCGAACAGCATGCGGGACTATGCAAAGCCCATGTTCAGCATGTTCGGCGCGCCGGTGCAGCGGGTGGAGCTTGCCTGCGACGCGGGCATGATCGGCCCCATGCTGGACCGGTTCGGCGTGGAGGCCACGGTGGTGCCGCAGCCCAGCGGAGGCTTTACCCTGTATGCCGATGTGGCGGTGAGCCCGCCGTTTTTCGGCTGGGTGTGCGGGTTTGGCGGCAAGGTGCGCATCGCCGGGCCGGACCCGGTGCGGCGGGAGTTTTTGGCCGCGCTGGAACGGATCCGCACCGCGCA
This window of the Oscillospiraceae bacterium genome carries:
- the aroA gene encoding 3-phosphoshikimate 1-carboxyvinyltransferase is translated as MIVRIGPGGDRPLEFAAPPSKSMGHRAVLAAGLATGLSRVYNLGMSQDIKATLGAVRQFGAKVRPTDRFVDIEGRGGFATILRPVDCGESGSTLRFLIPILSLTGQQVEFTGRGRLFGRPMEVYQDIFDSQGLLFAQTPEGITIKGRLAPGEYRVRGDVSSQFISGLLFTLPLLHRASTLEILPPFESRSYVELTLAALRQFGVQADWDPERENTLLVPGGQRYRNREYTVEGDYSQAAFFAVLGAVRGGVTIRGLAPSSGQGDAAILEILERCGAKFTRQGDTVRFEKSPLAATRIDLADCPDLGPILMVLGLFCEGETVIEHAGRLRIKESDRIASMQEELQKFGGKLTCEGETVTVQGAPLVMPGRLYGHNDHRVVMALTIAAAAAGYPAELAGAQAVAKSWPEFFAVLQQGGWQIEGEQE
- a CDS encoding transcriptional regulator encodes the protein MARIEGQKAKLLLLLRILARYTDEDHWITVPRILELLGAEGVNAERKSVYADIETLRELGCDIAQQKGRGGGYWLAGRTFQLPELKLLVDTVQASKFITQKKSEQLIKTLSNFASEYQARDLKRQVFASSRIKTMNESIYYNVDALHRAIAENRQVRFVYQDWTLEKKKAARRGGGAYTVSPWALLFEDENYYLVAYEENRGLRHYRVDKMASISLLEAGRLGGTEYDPNSMRDYAKPMFSMFGAPVQRVELACDAGMIGPMLDRFGVEATVVPQPSGGFTLYADVAVSPPFFGWVCGFGGKVRIAGPDPVRREFLAALERIRTAHGE
- the tyrC gene encoding prephenate dehydrogenase, producing the protein MRRESRFVIVGLGLLGGAYARALRKAGYSRVAAIDLSQEALDFALREGYIAEGLTEGFGSLLEQADYLIFSLYPTVLIQWVETYGAHLRPGCLCTDVCGVKEGLVQRVQQQLPAGVEFIASHPMAGKELSGVQNAQLVDFAPANFLITPTERNTPEGLAFARQLAAVLGFAHVRVLSPAEHDRMIGYVSQLTHAIAVSLMCAPGAESFAAYTGDSFRDLTRIARINDKMWAELFLWNRENLAEEIDGFAARLEQLKGFLQAGDRAGLEAMFRASTAARAAFDLKEKEG